One genomic window of Microbacterium sp. BH-3-3-3 includes the following:
- the modB gene encoding molybdate ABC transporter permease subunit → MRAAGYVPRWLIVPAVVGLLFLLVPLTALIARVQWATLWSDVTSAAALSALGLSLGTGAVATVLCAIVGIPLALVIARSPARTAALLRALVTVPLVLPPMVGGVALLYLFGRNGWFGALGLPFTTPAVVLAQVFVALPFLVLAVEGALRSTGVEFERAAASLGASRATILRRITLPLAAPGIVAGIVLCFARAIGEFGATALFAGNRPGVTQTMPLAIYTAFNGAGVSQGTAVALSLLLLITAVAVLLLVRGWRPGVGR, encoded by the coding sequence GTGAGAGCGGCGGGCTACGTTCCGCGCTGGCTGATCGTTCCGGCGGTCGTCGGGCTGCTGTTCCTGCTCGTGCCCCTGACCGCGCTCATCGCCCGGGTGCAGTGGGCGACGCTCTGGAGCGACGTGACCTCGGCGGCCGCGCTTTCGGCGCTCGGCCTGTCGCTGGGCACGGGGGCCGTGGCCACCGTGCTGTGCGCGATCGTCGGCATCCCCCTGGCGCTCGTGATCGCGCGGAGCCCCGCGCGCACGGCGGCGCTGCTGCGAGCGCTGGTCACCGTACCGCTCGTGCTGCCGCCCATGGTCGGCGGCGTCGCCCTGCTGTACCTGTTCGGCCGAAACGGGTGGTTCGGTGCGCTCGGACTGCCGTTCACCACCCCCGCCGTCGTGCTCGCGCAGGTGTTCGTGGCCCTGCCGTTCCTCGTGCTCGCGGTCGAGGGGGCTCTGCGCAGCACCGGTGTCGAGTTCGAGCGGGCGGCGGCGTCTCTCGGGGCGAGCCGCGCGACGATCCTGCGCCGGATCACGCTGCCGCTGGCCGCCCCCGGCATCGTCGCGGGGATCGTGCTGTGCTTCGCTCGCGCGATCGGCGAGTTCGGTGCGACCGCGTTGTTCGCCGGGAACCGCCCCGGGGTCACGCAGACGATGCCGCTGGCGATATACACGGCGTTCAACGGCGCGGGCGTCTCGCAGGGCACCGCGGTCGCCCTGTCGCTGCTGCTGCTGATCACGGCGGTCGCGGTGCTATTGCTCGTGCGCGGGTGGCGGCCGGGGGTGGGGCGATGA
- a CDS encoding sulfate/molybdate ABC transporter ATP-binding protein has protein sequence MTARDAAVLRAEVRVRRRDFDVDIALDVAAGETVAVMGRSGAGKSTLLGALAGLIPLDGGEIAVDGRVLDRAPGLRTAPMHRGIVLLGQDARLFPHLTARENVAFGPRAAGVSASVARSGADEWLARVGLPGAGDRRPVELSGGEQQRVAVARALAAEPRVVLLDEPLVALDAVTASEIRAMLREHLAGVTAVAVTHDAVDAAALADRLVIVERGRVTQAGPVREVLTAPATDVAARIAGLERLVGVAQGGAFVRGGVRLTASDAASRALAGVDGTPLAAVFRAVDGRLGEGFRATVAHLEATPTGVRVVTDAGAVEVTPEAAGRLGPGDVVSMSVAPERVRFVPAS, from the coding sequence ATGACGGCTCGGGATGCCGCGGTGCTCCGCGCCGAGGTGCGCGTGCGCCGCCGTGACTTCGACGTCGACATCGCGCTCGACGTCGCCGCGGGCGAGACCGTGGCCGTGATGGGCCGGAGCGGCGCGGGCAAGTCGACGCTGCTGGGTGCGCTCGCGGGTCTCATCCCGCTCGACGGCGGCGAGATCGCGGTGGACGGGCGCGTGCTCGATCGAGCCCCGGGGCTCCGCACGGCGCCGATGCACCGAGGCATCGTGCTGCTGGGGCAGGACGCGCGGCTGTTCCCGCATCTGACCGCCCGCGAGAACGTCGCCTTCGGCCCACGTGCGGCCGGGGTCTCGGCATCCGTCGCCCGCTCCGGCGCCGACGAATGGTTGGCTCGCGTGGGGCTCCCGGGGGCGGGGGACCGGCGCCCCGTGGAATTGTCGGGCGGCGAACAGCAGCGCGTCGCCGTTGCTCGGGCGCTCGCCGCCGAACCGCGGGTCGTGCTGCTCGATGAGCCGCTCGTGGCGCTCGACGCGGTGACGGCCTCGGAGATCCGCGCGATGCTGCGTGAGCACCTCGCCGGAGTGACGGCCGTCGCGGTGACCCACGACGCCGTCGATGCCGCGGCCCTGGCCGACCGGCTCGTGATCGTCGAGCGCGGACGCGTGACGCAGGCCGGGCCCGTGCGCGAGGTGTTGACCGCTCCGGCGACCGACGTCGCGGCACGGATCGCGGGCCTGGAACGGCTCGTCGGGGTGGCCCAGGGGGGAGCGTTCGTGCGGGGCGGGGTGCGATTGACCGCATCGGATGCCGCGTCTCGCGCGCTCGCGGGCGTCGACGGCACGCCGCTCGCGGCGGTCTTCCGCGCGGTAGACGGGCGTCTCGGCGAGGGCTTCCGGGCGACCGTCGCCCACCTGGAGGCGACGCCGACGGGCGTGCGGGTCGTCACCGATGCGGGAGCCGTCGAGGTCACGCCGGAGGCCGCGGGCAGGCTGGGCCCGGGCGACGTGGTGTCGATGAGTGTCGCGCCCGAGCGGGTGCGGTTCGTTCCGGCGTCGTGA
- a CDS encoding HesA/MoeB/ThiF family protein has product MKPLVEPVASLAPEELIRTARHAVLLGIGEEGQRRLAAARIAVVGAGGLGSPVLLSLAAAGVGELIVIDDDVVERTNLQRQLMHRVDDIGTAKTASAARAVRDLSPLTVVREHTVRLTPDNARELFEGADLVIDGSDTFDTREAVAAATESLGIPLVWGAVQEWAAQVTVFWSAPPEGHAPVVLGDLFPPGSAGEPPTCAQVGVLGSLCVQVGGLLATEAIKLIAGAGEPLLGRLIVIDALRARHDILPLVPARHP; this is encoded by the coding sequence ATGAAGCCGCTCGTCGAGCCGGTGGCATCCCTCGCCCCCGAAGAGCTGATCCGCACCGCCCGCCATGCCGTGCTGCTCGGCATCGGCGAGGAGGGGCAGCGTCGTCTGGCGGCCGCCCGCATCGCCGTCGTCGGCGCCGGCGGTCTCGGCTCCCCCGTGCTGCTGTCGCTCGCGGCTGCGGGCGTGGGCGAACTGATCGTCATCGACGACGACGTCGTCGAGCGCACCAACCTGCAGCGTCAGCTGATGCACCGCGTCGACGACATCGGCACCGCCAAGACGGCATCGGCCGCCCGCGCCGTTCGCGACCTCTCCCCCCTCACCGTCGTGCGCGAGCACACCGTACGGCTGACCCCCGACAACGCCCGCGAGCTGTTCGAGGGCGCCGATCTCGTCATCGACGGCAGCGACACCTTCGACACGCGCGAGGCCGTCGCCGCCGCGACCGAGTCCCTCGGCATCCCCCTCGTCTGGGGGGCCGTGCAGGAGTGGGCGGCGCAGGTGACCGTGTTCTGGTCGGCCCCGCCCGAGGGCCACGCGCCCGTGGTGCTCGGCGATCTGTTCCCTCCCGGTTCGGCCGGAGAACCGCCCACGTGCGCGCAGGTCGGCGTGCTCGGCTCGCTCTGCGTGCAGGTCGGCGGGCTGCTCGCGACCGAGGCGATCAAGCTGATCGCCGGCGCCGGAGAACCGCTCCTCGGCCGACTCATCGTGATCGACGCGCTCCGCGCGCGGCACGACATCCTCCCGCTCGTGCCCGCGCGGCACCCGTGA
- the glp gene encoding gephyrin-like molybdotransferase Glp has translation MTPLLTVEQHRDRVLAAVALLPAEEVPLAAAAGRTLAEPVLAAHDLPGFDNSSMDGFAVRFADVEGADAETPVTLRVVADLPAGTADDPTLATGEAARIMTGAAVPADADAIVPFEDTTGGLADSLGSVEVRRGPASAGAFIRRRGGDTRAGDIVLSPGERLGAFALAAAAAAGVDTVSVTRRPRVAIVSTGSELVAPGAAPERGQTPDSNATLLTALVTEADAEIDLVDRIGDDPAGIDAVLARAARADVVVFTGGVSAGAYEPVRLALADRIAFDRIAMQPGKPQAFGVLPDGRLVFGLPGNPVSVAVSFEVFVRPALLVLQGRADVDRRLARLTASESWATPPGRRQYLPAAVDLVAGTVRPATAGGSGSHLAASLARAEAFAIVPADVSAVAVGDPLDVMLIP, from the coding sequence ATGACCCCGCTGCTCACCGTCGAACAGCACCGCGACCGCGTACTCGCCGCCGTCGCGCTGCTTCCCGCCGAAGAGGTGCCGCTGGCTGCCGCGGCCGGACGCACCCTCGCCGAGCCCGTGCTCGCCGCCCACGACCTGCCCGGTTTCGACAATTCGTCGATGGACGGCTTCGCCGTGCGCTTCGCCGACGTCGAGGGGGCGGATGCCGAGACCCCGGTGACCCTGAGGGTCGTGGCAGATCTGCCGGCCGGCACCGCCGACGACCCGACGCTCGCGACGGGTGAGGCCGCGCGCATCATGACGGGCGCGGCCGTTCCCGCCGACGCCGACGCCATCGTGCCGTTCGAGGACACGACCGGGGGCCTTGCCGACTCGCTCGGCTCGGTCGAGGTGCGCCGGGGTCCCGCCAGTGCGGGCGCCTTCATCCGTCGCCGCGGCGGCGACACGCGCGCGGGTGACATCGTGCTCTCGCCCGGCGAGCGCCTCGGCGCCTTCGCCCTGGCCGCGGCGGCCGCCGCCGGCGTCGACACCGTGTCGGTCACGCGCCGCCCCCGCGTGGCGATCGTGTCGACCGGCAGCGAACTCGTCGCCCCCGGTGCAGCGCCAGAACGCGGCCAGACCCCCGATTCCAACGCGACGCTGCTGACCGCGCTCGTCACCGAGGCCGACGCCGAGATCGACCTCGTCGACCGCATCGGCGACGACCCCGCCGGCATCGACGCCGTGCTCGCCCGCGCGGCGCGCGCCGATGTCGTCGTGTTCACCGGCGGAGTGAGCGCGGGCGCCTACGAGCCCGTACGGCTGGCACTCGCCGACCGCATCGCCTTCGACAGGATCGCCATGCAGCCCGGCAAGCCGCAGGCCTTCGGCGTCCTCCCCGACGGTCGCCTGGTCTTCGGTCTGCCCGGCAATCCCGTCAGCGTCGCGGTGTCGTTCGAGGTGTTCGTGCGCCCCGCCCTGCTGGTGCTCCAGGGGCGCGCCGACGTCGACCGACGTCTCGCCCGCCTCACGGCATCCGAGAGCTGGGCGACTCCGCCCGGACGCCGCCAGTACCTCCCCGCCGCGGTCGATCTGGTCGCCGGAACCGTACGCCCGGCCACGGCCGGAGGGTCGGGTTCGCACCTCGCGGCCTCGCTCGCGCGCGCCGAGGCCTTCGCGATCGTCCCCGCCGACGTGTCGGCCGTCGCCGTGGGCGACCCGCTCGATGTCATGCTGATTCCATGA
- the moaA gene encoding GTP 3',8-cyclase MoaA — protein sequence MDAEHTTTRPGPVVVPLGATVTAGAPAGELGAIRATGAPRAGEPRTGSSRTAEPQREPGAVRATGAPQEGGLLDRFGRTARDLRVSVIDKCNLRCTYCMPADGMPWLPQSQLMTTDEIRRIVRVAVQSLGAEELRITGGEPLVRKDLEFIIAGIREDNPDLPIALTTNAVGLDRRAQALKDAGLTRLNVSLDTLHAETFASLTRRPHLDKVLAGLQAARAAGLGPIKINAVLLRGINDTEVVPLVEWAVSNGFEMRFIEDMPLDGDRSWTATNVIPARDIRAAIGEAFELSADPRGRGAAPAERWEVRRHGETALAGHVGIISSVTEPFCNACSRTRVTADGRIRSCLFSHEETDLLSVLRDGADDEGLAQVWRDAMWAKPRAHGSDTVGLARPDFVQPERTMSAIGG from the coding sequence ATGGATGCCGAGCACACCACCACGAGGCCGGGTCCGGTCGTCGTACCGCTCGGCGCCACCGTGACCGCGGGCGCCCCCGCGGGCGAGCTGGGCGCGATCCGCGCCACCGGCGCACCGCGCGCGGGCGAACCACGCACGGGATCGTCGCGCACGGCAGAGCCGCAACGCGAACCCGGCGCCGTCCGCGCGACCGGCGCCCCGCAAGAGGGCGGGTTGCTCGACCGCTTCGGTCGCACCGCCCGCGACCTGCGCGTCTCGGTCATCGACAAGTGCAACCTGCGCTGCACGTACTGCATGCCGGCCGACGGGATGCCCTGGCTCCCCCAGTCGCAGCTCATGACGACCGACGAGATCCGCCGGATCGTCCGCGTCGCCGTGCAGTCGCTGGGCGCCGAAGAGCTGCGCATCACCGGCGGCGAGCCGCTCGTGCGCAAGGATCTCGAGTTCATCATCGCCGGCATCCGCGAAGACAATCCCGACCTGCCGATCGCGCTGACCACGAACGCGGTCGGTCTCGATCGCCGCGCGCAGGCCTTGAAAGACGCGGGCCTCACCCGCCTCAACGTGTCGCTCGACACCCTGCACGCCGAGACCTTCGCCTCTCTCACCCGCCGCCCCCACCTCGACAAGGTGCTCGCGGGCCTGCAGGCCGCCCGCGCCGCGGGCCTGGGCCCGATCAAGATCAACGCCGTGCTGCTGCGCGGCATCAACGACACCGAGGTCGTGCCGCTGGTCGAGTGGGCGGTGTCGAACGGCTTCGAGATGCGTTTCATCGAGGACATGCCCCTCGACGGCGACCGCTCGTGGACCGCGACGAACGTCATTCCCGCCCGTGACATCCGGGCCGCGATCGGCGAGGCCTTCGAGCTGTCGGCCGATCCCCGCGGCCGCGGTGCCGCCCCCGCCGAGCGCTGGGAGGTGCGCCGCCACGGTGAGACCGCCCTGGCCGGTCACGTCGGCATCATCTCGTCGGTCACCGAGCCGTTCTGCAACGCCTGCTCGCGCACGCGCGTCACCGCCGACGGCCGCATCCGCTCGTGCCTGTTCTCGCACGAAGAGACCGACCTGCTGAGCGTGCTGCGCGACGGCGCCGACGACGAGGGCCTCGCGCAGGTGTGGCGCGACGCGATGTGGGCCAAGCCCCGCGCCCACGGTTCCGACACGGTCGGTCTGGCACGACCCGACTTCGTGCAGCCCGAGCGCACGATGAGCGCGATCGGCGGATGA
- the cydC gene encoding thiol reductant ABC exporter subunit CydC, protein MNDRVRGILRSALPSPRRFAPAVLSGFGSAASAIALLAASAWLIARAAEQPLVMYLSLAVVGVRAFALSRGVFRYLERLSGHDAALHQLAGVRAELVRDLVPLAPDGLGRARRGGLLSSVVDDVEELQNLPLRVVLPLATAVLTALAAVVFVALVSWPAALVLFACLAAAFAVAVAVGWVAGARAERSISPLRADVADALHDLLTNLDVLTAYGAADAARERISRADRALRRAVVRRGGAQGLTAGAVSVLAGLASVAALLVAAPAVTGGTLSGPGLAVVVLLPMAVFEVFGPVPLALASWRQVRRAAERIAEAVPDGVPEGLPRDEPAATGSAPALGSGLSLVGVSAHWPARGDTDADAGRLHDVSLHVAPGERVLVSGPSGAGKTTLAHVLVRFLDVAGTYEIGGVDVRTLSGDDLRRTVGLVEQSPHLFDESVRQNLLFARDTATDDDLRAALTRVGLDDWVAERGGLDARVGDRGALVSGGQAQRLALARALLRGFPVLVLDEPTAGVDPAASDALLHDLLGAVGRDRAVVLVSHVEVPTGLVDREVRLEDGRLVPGVRERAAQRSPRFS, encoded by the coding sequence GTGAACGACCGGGTGCGGGGGATCCTGCGATCCGCCCTGCCGTCGCCGCGGCGCTTCGCTCCGGCCGTGCTGTCGGGCTTCGGGTCGGCGGCGAGCGCGATCGCGCTGTTGGCGGCGAGCGCGTGGCTGATCGCGCGGGCGGCCGAGCAGCCCCTCGTGATGTACCTGTCGCTGGCGGTCGTGGGCGTGCGGGCCTTCGCGCTGTCGCGCGGAGTGTTCCGCTACCTCGAACGGCTGAGCGGGCACGACGCCGCTCTTCACCAGCTGGCCGGGGTGCGCGCCGAACTCGTGCGCGACCTCGTGCCCCTCGCCCCCGACGGTCTCGGCCGCGCCCGCCGCGGCGGACTGCTCTCCAGCGTCGTCGACGACGTCGAGGAGTTGCAGAACCTGCCGCTGCGCGTCGTGCTCCCGCTGGCGACCGCGGTGCTGACGGCCCTGGCCGCCGTGGTGTTCGTGGCCCTCGTGTCGTGGCCGGCCGCCCTGGTGCTGTTCGCCTGCCTCGCCGCGGCCTTCGCCGTGGCCGTCGCCGTGGGGTGGGTCGCGGGGGCCCGCGCCGAGCGCTCGATCTCGCCGCTCCGCGCCGATGTCGCCGACGCCCTGCACGACCTGCTGACGAACCTGGACGTGCTGACGGCCTACGGGGCAGCGGATGCCGCCCGCGAGCGCATCAGCCGGGCAGACCGGGCGCTGCGCCGTGCCGTCGTGCGCCGGGGTGGGGCGCAGGGACTCACCGCGGGGGCCGTCTCGGTGCTCGCGGGACTCGCCTCGGTGGCTGCCCTGCTGGTGGCTGCCCCCGCGGTGACCGGCGGCACCCTGTCAGGGCCGGGCCTCGCCGTGGTCGTCCTGCTGCCGATGGCGGTGTTCGAGGTGTTCGGTCCCGTGCCGCTGGCACTGGCCTCGTGGCGGCAGGTCCGGCGCGCCGCGGAGCGCATCGCCGAGGCCGTGCCCGACGGCGTGCCCGAGGGCCTTCCCCGCGACGAGCCGGCCGCCACGGGCTCCGCACCGGCGCTGGGTTCGGGCCTCTCCCTCGTCGGCGTCTCGGCGCACTGGCCCGCGCGGGGCGACACCGATGCCGACGCCGGGCGGCTGCACGACGTCTCGCTGCACGTCGCCCCGGGCGAGCGCGTGCTCGTCAGCGGGCCGAGCGGGGCCGGCAAGACGACGCTCGCGCACGTGCTCGTCCGCTTCCTCGACGTCGCGGGGACATACGAGATCGGCGGAGTGGACGTGCGCACCCTGTCGGGCGACGACCTGCGCCGCACGGTGGGTCTCGTCGAGCAGTCCCCTCATCTGTTCGACGAATCCGTACGCCAGAACCTGCTCTTCGCCCGCGACACCGCCACCGACGACGACCTCCGGGCCGCCCTGACCCGCGTCGGCCTCGACGACTGGGTCGCCGAGCGGGGCGGGCTCGACGCGCGTGTCGGCGATCGCGGGGCGCTGGTCTCGGGCGGGCAGGCGCAGCGCCTGGCGCTGGCGCGGGCGCTGCTGCGCGGCTTCCCCGTGCTCGTGCTCGACGAGCCGACCGCGGGCGTCGACCCCGCGGCGTCCGATGCCCTGCTGCACGATCTGCTCGGCGCCGTCGGACGCGACCGCGCGGTGGTGCTGGTGTCGCATGTCGAGGTGCCCACCGGGCTGGTCGACCGCGAGGTGCGCCTGGAGGACGGGCGCCTGGTCCCGGGTGTCAGAGAGCGCGCAGCTCAGCGATCGCCCCGGTTCTCGTGA
- the modA gene encoding molybdate ABC transporter substrate-binding protein yields the protein MRRPLRLLVVLAAAALLAACASPTASPAPAASGSAASAATLDGTVEVYAAASLQRSFDEIATAFEAAHPGVTVSAVYDGSSTLATQIGEGAPADVFASADEKNMAKVADQAPDPRLFAGNTLVIAVPTGNPGAVSTLADLARVTTVLCAPEVPCGAASATLLSNAGVTVTPASAEQNVTAVLTKIAAGEADAGLVYATDVVGRDDVEAIVPEGADAVVNRYPIAALTDAPNPDAAAAFVAFVLSNDGQRILADAGFRAP from the coding sequence GTGCGCCGCCCCCTCCGTCTTCTCGTCGTCCTCGCCGCTGCCGCCCTGCTCGCCGCCTGCGCGAGCCCGACGGCATCCCCCGCCCCCGCGGCATCCGGGTCCGCCGCGTCCGCAGCCACGCTCGACGGAACCGTCGAGGTGTACGCCGCCGCCTCGCTGCAGCGGTCGTTCGACGAGATCGCCACGGCCTTCGAGGCCGCCCACCCCGGGGTCACCGTGAGCGCCGTCTACGACGGCTCGAGCACACTCGCCACGCAGATCGGCGAGGGTGCGCCCGCCGACGTCTTCGCCTCGGCCGACGAGAAGAACATGGCGAAGGTGGCGGACCAGGCTCCCGACCCGCGGCTGTTCGCGGGCAACACGCTCGTCATCGCGGTGCCCACCGGCAACCCCGGCGCGGTGTCGACCCTCGCCGACCTCGCGCGCGTGACCACGGTGCTGTGCGCCCCCGAGGTGCCGTGCGGCGCGGCGTCGGCGACGCTGCTGTCGAACGCCGGCGTCACGGTGACGCCCGCCAGCGCCGAGCAGAACGTCACCGCCGTGCTCACCAAGATCGCCGCCGGCGAAGCCGATGCCGGACTCGTCTACGCCACCGACGTCGTCGGCCGGGATGACGTCGAGGCCATCGTGCCCGAGGGCGCCGACGCCGTGGTGAACCGCTACCCGATCGCGGCCCTCACCGACGCCCCGAACCCCGACGCGGCCGCGGCGTTCGTCGCCTTCGTGCTCTCGAACGACGGTCAGCGGATCCTCGCCGACGCCGGGTTCCGCGCCCCGTGA
- a CDS encoding DUF2599 domain-containing protein — MAFVSPATAEDESQAQGAVLAVDAVNPDIFDGASRSTYEAAEVGASGEVTIESASGEDILDVVLPDTSGDTSVVDGLAVLNQNNGSSIVPVPQANGSVAIHAVLNDSSAPESFEYTLKLDEGDVLVSAGEGGGFGVFDAAGSPRVLGAEPWAKDANGVEVATRYEIVGDMVIQHVDHHAANYAYPIVADPYMRNALVQSHRWETSNRVLVTPTQYARGWAGNVWWVNVGNAGFDELVSKQIGSQRGRLNNSARNQYICHVGYAPFKSTWNLETSKGDKGLGGFVRGLCN; from the coding sequence ATGGCTTTTGTCTCGCCCGCAACGGCGGAAGATGAGTCGCAAGCTCAGGGCGCGGTCCTCGCGGTCGACGCCGTCAACCCGGACATCTTCGATGGGGCAAGTCGCTCAACGTATGAGGCTGCCGAAGTAGGCGCGTCTGGAGAGGTGACCATCGAAAGCGCGTCGGGTGAAGACATTCTCGATGTTGTTCTCCCTGATACTTCGGGCGACACCTCCGTAGTCGACGGGCTGGCCGTCCTAAACCAGAACAACGGCAGCTCGATCGTCCCCGTGCCGCAGGCCAACGGTTCGGTTGCAATACACGCGGTCCTGAATGACTCGTCTGCACCGGAAAGCTTCGAGTACACCCTCAAACTCGACGAGGGTGACGTCCTCGTTTCCGCAGGCGAGGGTGGTGGCTTTGGGGTCTTCGATGCGGCAGGTTCTCCGCGCGTCCTTGGCGCGGAGCCCTGGGCGAAGGATGCCAATGGCGTCGAAGTCGCGACACGATACGAGATTGTCGGCGACATGGTCATCCAGCACGTTGATCACCATGCAGCGAATTACGCCTACCCGATTGTCGCCGATCCCTACATGAGGAATGCGCTCGTCCAGAGCCATCGCTGGGAGACGTCGAATCGAGTATTGGTCACGCCCACCCAGTACGCCCGCGGCTGGGCCGGTAATGTGTGGTGGGTCAATGTCGGAAATGCCGGCTTCGATGAGTTGGTGTCAAAGCAAATTGGCTCGCAGCGTGGTCGACTCAACAACTCCGCCCGAAACCAGTACATCTGCCACGTGGGGTACGCGCCTTTTAAGTCCACATGGAATCTCGAAACCAGCAAGGGCGACAAGGGGCTCGGGGGCTTCGTCCGTGGGCTCTGCAACTGA
- a CDS encoding molybdopterin-binding protein: MPNTFRIATAARLLGVSDDTVRRWIDQGVLPTTGASPVEIPGAALAERAVALADEPDDPTGVASSARNRFVGIVTRVRIDGVMAQVDLQCGPHRVVSLMSAEAAEELALAPGSLAVASVKATVVTVEAPRA; the protein is encoded by the coding sequence ATGCCGAACACCTTCCGCATCGCCACGGCCGCGCGCCTGCTCGGCGTCAGCGACGACACCGTCCGCCGCTGGATCGACCAGGGCGTGCTGCCGACGACGGGTGCCTCGCCCGTCGAGATCCCGGGGGCGGCCCTCGCGGAGCGGGCCGTGGCGCTCGCCGACGAGCCCGACGACCCGACCGGGGTCGCCTCGAGCGCGCGCAACCGCTTCGTCGGCATCGTCACGCGCGTGCGGATCGACGGCGTCATGGCGCAGGTCGACCTGCAGTGCGGGCCGCACCGCGTGGTGTCGCTGATGTCGGCCGAGGCGGCGGAAGAACTGGCGCTCGCCCCGGGGTCGCTCGCGGTGGCCTCGGTGAAGGCGACGGTCGTGACCGTGGAGGCTCCGCGGGCGTGA